Proteins encoded together in one Luteimonas fraxinea window:
- the rpsO gene encoding 30S ribosomal protein S15 → MTSTIDNGKIIEDHKRGDNDTGSPEVQVALLTARIVHLTEHFKTHKKDHHSRRGLLMMVNRRRSLLDYLHRKDAGRYKALIEKLGLRR, encoded by the coding sequence ATGACCAGCACCATCGACAACGGCAAGATCATCGAAGACCACAAGCGCGGCGACAACGACACCGGTTCCCCGGAAGTCCAGGTCGCGCTGCTGACCGCACGCATCGTGCACCTGACCGAGCACTTCAAGACGCACAAGAAGGACCACCACAGCCGCCGCGGCCTGCTGATGATGGTCAACCGTCGTCGCAGCCTGCTCGACTATCTGCACCGCAAGGATGCAGGTCGTTACAAGGCCCTGATCGAGAAGCTTGGTCTGCGTCGCTAA
- the pnp gene encoding polyribonucleotide nucleotidyltransferase has product MAKVTKSFQYGNQTVTLETGEIARQAGGAVMVSCDGTQVLVAAVANKTAREGQDFFPLTVDYQEKFYAGGRIPGGFFKREGRATEKETLISRLIDRPIRPLFPDGFRNEVQIIATVMSMNPDVDGDILALLGASAALALSGAPFDGPIGAAKVGYKDGQYLLNPTVSELKDSDLELVVAGTANAVLMVESEAKELSEDVMLGAVMFGHQQMQVAIATINELVAEAGKPKWEWSAPATNEGLISAIRTAVGEQLASAFQVRDKLERKDAISKVKKAILEAVQPHAEANAWSNSELSKEFGEQEYQTMRDSVLKTKVRIDGRALDTVRPIASKVSILPRVHGSSLFTRGETQAIVAVTLGTARDGQIIDAVAGEYKEHFLFHYNFPPYSVGEAGRMMGPKRREIGHGRLAKRGVLAVMPTMEEFPYTIRVVSEITESNGSSSMASVCGSSLALMDAGVPIKAPVAGIAMGLVKEGDDYVVLSDILGDEDHLGDMDFKVAGTTNGISALQMDIKIQGITEEIMKVALAQAKQGRLHILQEMSSALTTARTELSEFAPRLITIKIHPDKIREVIGKGGSVIQGITKETGTQIDIQDDGTITIASVDAAAGRAAKERIEQITSDVEPGRIYEGKVVKLMDFGAFVTISPGKDGLVHVSQISNDRVEKVSDVLKEGDVVKVKVLEVDKQGRIRLSMKAVEEGEGTPAE; this is encoded by the coding sequence GTGGCAAAAGTGACAAAGAGCTTCCAGTACGGCAACCAGACGGTGACGCTCGAGACCGGCGAGATTGCGCGCCAGGCCGGCGGCGCCGTGATGGTGTCCTGCGATGGCACCCAGGTGCTGGTCGCCGCGGTCGCCAACAAGACCGCGCGCGAAGGCCAGGATTTCTTCCCGCTGACCGTCGACTACCAGGAAAAGTTCTACGCCGGTGGCCGCATCCCGGGTGGCTTCTTCAAGCGTGAAGGTCGCGCCACGGAGAAGGAGACGCTGATCTCGCGTCTGATCGACCGTCCGATCCGTCCGCTGTTCCCCGATGGCTTCCGCAACGAAGTCCAGATCATCGCCACCGTGATGTCGATGAACCCGGACGTCGACGGCGACATCCTGGCTCTGCTCGGTGCGTCTGCTGCGCTGGCCCTGTCGGGCGCGCCGTTCGACGGCCCGATCGGCGCTGCGAAGGTCGGTTACAAGGACGGCCAGTACCTGCTGAACCCGACCGTGTCGGAGCTGAAGGATTCGGATCTCGAGCTCGTCGTCGCCGGTACCGCGAACGCCGTGCTGATGGTCGAGTCGGAAGCCAAGGAACTGTCGGAAGACGTGATGCTCGGCGCCGTGATGTTCGGCCACCAGCAGATGCAGGTCGCCATCGCCACGATCAACGAGCTCGTCGCCGAAGCCGGCAAGCCGAAGTGGGAATGGTCGGCCCCGGCTACCAACGAAGGCCTGATCTCGGCCATCCGCACCGCGGTGGGCGAGCAGCTCGCCAGCGCGTTCCAGGTGCGTGACAAGCTCGAGCGCAAGGACGCGATCTCCAAGGTCAAGAAGGCGATCCTCGAAGCCGTGCAGCCGCACGCCGAAGCCAACGCCTGGTCGAACAGCGAGCTGTCGAAGGAATTCGGCGAGCAGGAATACCAGACGATGCGCGACTCGGTCCTCAAGACCAAGGTCCGTATCGATGGTCGCGCGCTCGACACCGTGCGTCCGATCGCATCGAAGGTCAGCATCCTGCCGCGCGTGCACGGCTCCTCGCTGTTCACCCGTGGCGAGACGCAGGCGATCGTCGCCGTGACCCTCGGCACCGCGCGCGATGGCCAGATCATCGACGCCGTCGCCGGCGAGTACAAAGAGCACTTCCTGTTCCATTACAACTTCCCCCCGTACTCGGTGGGCGAAGCCGGCCGCATGATGGGTCCGAAGCGTCGCGAGATCGGCCACGGCCGTCTGGCCAAGCGCGGCGTGCTCGCCGTGATGCCGACGATGGAAGAATTCCCGTACACCATCCGCGTCGTGTCGGAGATCACCGAGTCGAACGGTTCCTCGTCGATGGCGTCGGTCTGCGGTTCCTCGCTGGCGCTGATGGACGCGGGCGTGCCGATCAAGGCACCGGTCGCCGGCATCGCGATGGGCCTGGTCAAGGAAGGCGACGACTACGTCGTGCTGTCGGACATCCTGGGTGACGAAGATCACCTCGGCGACATGGACTTCAAGGTTGCCGGCACCACGAACGGCATCTCGGCGCTGCAGATGGACATCAAGATCCAGGGCATCACCGAAGAGATCATGAAGGTCGCGCTGGCCCAGGCGAAGCAGGGCCGTCTGCACATCCTCCAGGAGATGAGCAGCGCGCTGACCACGGCCCGTACCGAACTCAGCGAGTTCGCGCCGCGCCTGATCACGATCAAGATCCACCCCGACAAGATCCGCGAAGTCATCGGCAAGGGCGGTTCGGTCATCCAGGGCATCACCAAGGAAACCGGCACCCAGATCGACATCCAGGACGACGGCACGATCACGATCGCGTCGGTCGACGCCGCCGCTGGCCGCGCCGCGAAGGAACGCATCGAGCAGATCACGTCGGACGTCGAGCCGGGCCGCATCTACGAGGGCAAGGTCGTCAAGCTGATGGACTTCGGTGCATTCGTGACGATCTCCCCCGGCAAGGACGGTCTGGTCCACGTGTCGCAGATCTCCAACGATCGCGTCGAGAAAGTCAGCGACGTGCTCAAGGAAGGCGACGTGGTCAAGGTCAAGGTGCTGGAAGTCGACAAGCAGGGCCGTATCCGCCTGTCGA